The genome window TGGACACCTGAACGTAGTGCTGCGTTGGAAACTCGGAGCAGCCCTAAAACCGCTTGCCGACGTCCCGTTTCCTGTTGCTCTGCTGCTTGTGGGAGCGGCCTACTGCTCGGGCAGCAGGGCGGCGATGTCCGAGGACGCCCCAGCCCCCAAGCTCGCCAAAGAGAATGCGCGCCACCTCCTGTCTGGGGTGAAGGCGGGTACGTCAAGCGCGACTAGTCCCGACCTAGCGCGCATTGTTGGCCGTGGTCTCCTCCCGTGGCTTCAACTGTACGATCGCGATCGGGCGGCGCTCCGCTGGCGGCCGGGATGGCGCACATGAACGACGATGCGCAGCCCACGCCGGTCGTTGTCGCCCGACCGAGCGAGAGGTGCCAGCCGGGTCCGAAACCGCGCCGGCTCACCAAGCGGCGATTACGCAAACTCGATAAAGCCAAGAAAAAGCGGAAATCGAAATGGCGCCAAGAGCATCTTTCTCCCCTCGAGCGGCTGATCCGTTGGGGTGTGCCGTCGACGTCCCTGCACTTATACGCGAAGTGGTGGCAACTCGAGCGGTGGCTGCGCGACCTCGCGCAACTCGAACTCCAAGCGCGGTTTAAGCGCGAGTGGAAAGCGCAGATTGCGCGGATCGAGAACCGGCGGGACCTTCAGGCGCCCGGCCTTCGCTACATGCCCTCTTCCGATGACTCCAATCCGCTGGGCTTCGCCGATTTCGGCGATTTGCGAAAGCTCTTGATGTCCATTGGGATCTCTTCGCTTATGCCTTACCACCAAAGGCACGCTGGACCGGTACAATCGACACTCCGACGGCGGTGCGTCGTCGCATTGCGCATTGCCGTACGCCGCATCAGGACGATCTCGCGCGCGTCGAGCAGACACTACGCGACCTTGAGGATGGTGCGCGCGCCTGCCTCCAAGCATACACTTCGTGGGAGTGGATTACACCTGAATCCGACGCCGAGCTTGGGGCTTTCTCTCCAGGCGGGCGGCTCTACGGGCGCTTGGAACATGCGCGCGATCAGTATGAAACGACGATCCGGCTCCATCGCACGACGCGCCCTTGGTCGACGGAGTCGAGCCCAGGCACCCTGTATCATGCGCATTTCCACTGCAGCAGACGGCCGCCTGATCCGGTGCACGTTTGGAACTATCTTGGCGGTTCGGACGAGCTGCCGGATCTGGTGCACTTGAACTTCTACGCGTTCAATAATGTTGAAGCGGTGTTCACGCTGTCAAGTCCGGACGCCGCCGTGCAACTCATTGACAGCGTTCTTGAGGCCGTCCTGGTCTCCGAGCGACCGCGACCGGACGCATGGTATGACGATTGGGCACAAGCAGCGCAGTCTTTGGATTATCGCATTCACGCCGATGACTACTTCGCTAAGGCAACAAATCTTGCGCGTGACGGTCGGGTATTCTTTGAGCAAATCTAACGGGAGCTACCCTAAAGGTTAGAGCAATTGTCTTCGGAGCATTTTGATGAAACTTCAATCGCTTGCCGGATAGCCGCGGATACCGAAGCACAGGAGCGGTTCAATCGACTGAGCATCTGCGATGACGCGGATAGCACCGCAGCGATCGGTACGGTAGACGCGCGCGCGGGCGGCGGCGAGGCGGTCGAGTGTCTCTGGTGATGGATGGCCGAAGCTGTTGTGCCGACCAACGGAAATCAATGCAACGTGCGGACGAACGGCGGCGAGGAACGCGGCCATGCTCGCCCAGCGCGATCCGTGATGGCCGACCTTGAGAAGGTCCGCGCGCACGTCGGCGCCGCGCGCCAACAGGCGCGCTTCGCTACCTTCGCCAGCGTCGCCGGTGAAGAGTGCGCGGTAGGCCCGTCCATCCGGAAGCCGATACGACAGCCGCAGCACGATGCTGTTCTCGTTGACGTCGTCGCCGGTATCGGCGAGGAACGGTTCCGAAGGCGCCAGCACGTCGAGCACGACACCGTCGTCGGTCTGCCACTGCATGCCCGCCCGCACGACGCGCACCGGGACGCCGCGCTCACGAGCGGCGGCAAGACAATCGACGTACGCCCGCCCACCATACTGCTGACCGCTATCGGCGATCGTATCGACCCGCAGCGCTCGCACGATGGGCGCGCATCCACCGACGTGATCGCCAGGTCCCGTTTCTGAAACAGCTCGTTTAGAAACACGTGAATGAGCATTTCGAAACAAAACGGCGAAATTTGAAACGGCAGGCAGAGAAAAAAGAAGACCGCCTGCATTTGCAAGGCGGTCGCTCTTCCTTCTCGGCGCTCCTGCGCGTCGCTAGAGCCTCAGGCTGGACGGATACAGATCCGGAATCCGCGGGATGTACCCGGCGAGACTGGTGAGCTGGAGGAAGCGCCGCACGTTCAGCGTGATGGCGATCATGAGCATCTGGTTGACCGGTCCGTGCTTCCGCATAGACGTGAGTTTGGGCCACTCGCGCTTGATCACCGAGAAGACGTTCTCCATCTTCGCCCGTTTCGAATAGAGCGAGTGGAATCGCTCAGGCTCGTCCCGCCACAGCGCGAACATCTCCCCGATCTGCGGATGGTCGAGCAGTACCTGCTCCATCCCGAGCTTTACCGCCCTCTTCGCGTTCTCGGGATACGGGATCGTGGACTTGGCGCCGTACTTCGCGATCAGGGACCGGGTGGTGGTTCCATTGAAGCCGCCGTCTGCGAGCACGTCCTTCAGCGGCATTCCCAGCGATGCCAGCCAGGTCAGCATGTCGTCCAGGGCGGAGCGCTCGCCGACCGAGGGAGAGTAGACTCGGACGTCGCCGATGATCATGTACGGGAAGGCCGCGATCGCGACAACGCGCTGCCACCCCTCCTTGACGTCGACGATGTCGCCCCACCGCAGGTGGCCGCGCGACCCGACGTCGGCCGTCTCGCCCTCGCCGACCTCTTCGTAGATCGGAGCGTCCCCGTCGTTCCCCCTGGCTTTCATCTTTCGGACGTCCTTGCGGTATCGGAAGTAGCCGTTGCCGGACATGCCCGTTCCGTCCGTCGCCCAGTTGCCGTCCATAAACGGCGCGAGCAAGAGCAACGTGACGGCCAGCAGGAGGCGCAGGTAGGACTCCGTCGACTTCGCCGTCGTCAGGCGCGAAATGATGGGCGGACTCGGAATCGATTTCTCCGCCTGCTTCTTGGCCTCGGTCGGGGTGAGGATCCCGCAGTCGGGAAGATGGAGCCGGCGGCCGGGCACCACCAGTCCGCGCACCGTTTCGAGCGCTGCGTACGCGCCGATCGAGACGTCCACGTTACGCCGCCTCCCCGAGCTGCTCACGACGCGCCTCGATGCGCCCGGCCTGCTTGGCGAGGATGAGTTCCGTGGTCCGCTCGACTTCGGCCCCGTGGGCCTTGCGCAGGCTCAAGCCAGCGGACACTCCGAGCAGCGCGAGCGTCATGGCCGCGCGCCGCTGAATCCGCGGGCGGCCGGACTTGTTCCGCGGATCGTTGTCGATCACACCGGCGACCAGCTCCCGCAGCATCGGCATGGTCTCCGAACTCGCGTGCGCGAGCGCTTCCTCGTACGCGGCGGAGTCCTCGGTGAGGTGGCGGACGAGGGCGGGAGCGAGCGCGTGAGCCGGCGTGAGGTCGCGAGCCTGCCCGGCGGGGCGGGGCGTTTCCCTTCCGACGGCGGGTCCAGACGGGTCGTGCGTCGGCGGCGCCTGGACGTACCGGACGGCCCAGATGTGGGCGCAGGGATACCGCTTCTTTCGCGCCTTCCGATACTGGTCGCACGAGCAGTCGCATTGGCCGCCGTTGTCCCAGGCGACGATCGGCCCACGCCGATCCCCCGACTCGAACTCGTACGTCGTGCCCTCGCCGCCCTCCGACTCGCGGTAGGCCCCCGCGAACGTGAGGACCAGGCCTTCGCGCTGATCGGGCGAGGTGACCGCGGGGTATTCGCCGGCGGCGATCCGCCGACGGATGACTTCCACCGTCGCCTCCACGCTCATCGGCCGACTCTCCGCGCGCGCATCCGGAAATACGCGCGCTCGACCTGAGCGCGGAATCGGTAGGCCCCATCGGCGACGAACCCGTCGAACTGGGGCCCACGTCTGGCGAGCAGTGCCAAGATGCGGGCAGCGACCTCGTCGCTGATCGCGTCTCGGAAAGGGTGTCGGCTGGCTTGCCGCCGCGAGCGGTTCCGATGCTGGTCCACGCTGTCGCTCCTGTCGGGTCGTACCGACGTCTCGTGGACGTCCGAGGGACAGGATACCGGCGCGCCTGTGCCAGCGGGGTGACCTTGTGCTCCCCGGATTCGTGCCGGGCGGCGGACGGGTTCGGCCGGGGAGGCCGGGCGGCCGCGCCCGCCGCCTGCGGCGACGGCGGGCGCGTTGCCCGGCCGCGCCGCGTCTCGAAAGGGACGTTGCGCGTTCGGGTGCGCGCTGGGGGCCGTCGGGTCGTTCATTTCGTTCCTTTGGCGAGGTGACCGCGCCTTAGGAATCTCGAGCCGTTGCTGCGGCTCGGGGTTCCCCCCACGTCGGGACGCTGGCGTCATTCCTCCATCTGAAGCCAGCCTGCCACATCGCGCGACGAACGCACGAACGGGAGTCAAGTGTGCGAGGGGGAGAAGGGCGAAAATCGCGCCCGCTGCTCTCCCCCCGCGATCTGCGCCCATTTCGATGGTTCACGCACGGGCACGCGCAGCGGGCGGAGAGTCTACCACTCGCGCACGCAGCGAGGGAAATTTAGAACGGCGTTTAGGTCTGAAGTGTGACGGCATCACACTCGCGACGCTCGCACGCCGCGACGGACATGGAGGAAGCGACGACGCCGGGTGTAGGCGTCCCCCCTCGCGGTCGACGCGCGTCGCCGCTTCCATCCCTGACCGTGCCCGGCGACGGACGGAATCAGTCGCGTTGAGATCCGGCTTCCCCCCTGCGGCCGGGGCTCGGCTCCGGCACGGCGAAACGTCGATCCCATGCCTCGCGTCCAGCTATGGGGATGGGAGTGCCTTCGATGCGGGCACCAATGGCTGGCGCGCGATCCGGACGCCGAGCCGAAGGTCTGCCCGAGGTGCAAGTCGCCCAACTACAACAGCCCGCCTCCGCCCTCGCCGCCTCCCCGGCCGAAGAGGCCGAAGCCCTGGGAGCGGAGGGCGGAAAACTGATGGAGAGAGGGTCACGTCACGCCGACGCGACCCTCTCCTTTTCCCTTCCGCCAGCTTCGGTGTACACCGGACCGTCGGCGTCGGATATCGCGAAGACGACGGTCGTCGTGCCGTCGTGCCGGGTGAACATCCTCGTCGGTCGCCACGCCCGCGCGTGCCAGACGGTGACCATGCGGCAGCGCGGTTCGGGCCGCTCGACCTCCAACTGCACGTCGCCGGCGTTCGTCCGCGGCGGCTCCTCCGGCGGCCCCATGCGTGCGAAGTCGATCGCCGGGAAGAGCGGCAACTGCACCGCTCCGGATGGCACGGGTCGCCGTTGTACCTTGCCCATACACCCTCTTCTCGTTCGGAACGGCCCGCGGGCGCGGACCGTGCCATCAATCTACCGGAGCGTATGTGCCAGCAGGGTGGCAGTGTTCTTCGGCATTTTGCGGCTCTCGAAGGCGACCCGCAGCGTTCGCTACTTCCACCGGCAGATCGGCGTCGGGTCGGCGAGCCCCATCAGGACGCGCAGCTCCATCGTCATCGAACCCCGCTCGAACGCCGTCACGAGCGCGACGAGGCCGCCGGTGCACCGGATCTCGCGACGCGTGCCGACGTACTCGGCGAGCGAGAGCAGCAGCGCCATCACCTCGATGAGAATGCGGTCGTCGGCCGGCGCCTGCCGTAGCGCATGGACGCGGTGCCCCAGCTCGCGCACCTGCCATTGGACCTGGACGAAGCGGTCCGCGGCCAACTCCTCGCGGACGCCCTCGTAGGGGCGTCGGACATCGTCCTGGCCCCCGATCTCCTCCATGAGGACGACAAGCACATCGACGTCGTCGAGCAGCTCGTCGTACCAGGTCTCCGCCATCGCTTTTCGCCTTCTCCGGCGCCGCCGGAAGGCGATGACATCGAAAGCGACGGCCAGCGGGTTGGCACGGTCAGCGTCGACGAGCTAGTCAGGCTTCGAGCTACTCGGGCTTCAAGACGAAGTCCGCGAGCCGGACGTCGAGGAAATCGCAGATCATGAGAAGCCGGGGCAAGGCAAGGTGCTTCCCGCCTTCCATCTGGCTGACTTGCGCGTTTGTCGAACCGATGGCTACCGCGACTTCGGCTTGCTTGCGACCGCGAAGCTTTCTCACTTCGCGCACGCGCCGATGATCGAGCCTTTGCTCCGCAGGATCCAGCGAGACGCCGTGCGCGTCGAGGTGCCTGGTCAACGCCTCGATCGCTAGACGCGGCTCCCCTTCGGCGATCGCGAGTTGGGCTGTGCGGACGGGACCCCCGGTACGGCCGGGCGGCAGCTTTGCAAGCTCGTTGGCCAAGTTGTATGCTGCCAGCTCCCGCGTCGGCAACAGGGCCGGATCGAACTCGGATGCGACGAGGGACAGGCGCGGACGTTCCGCCACGATGAACTCCCTTGAACAGCTATATTCACTTATATCGCTTTCTATCCTATATTCACAAGTAGATGGAACCTCATTGGGAATCGTTCGCAATTGATGCGGGACCAGACTGGCCGCGCGGGTTCGAAGCGGCGGTGCCAGCTCTGGCGGAGGTCCGACGATCCATACGCAGCCGTCTCCCCGAGCGGGTTCGACTGCTTCTTGAACTCGCAGAATGGGTCGGCATCGACGCGGCGTGCGAGATGTCAGTCGCGGAGTTGGACGCTCTCGTAGGGGAGATGCCCGAGCCGGTGCGGGCCCGGTGCGCGGTCATCGCGACCTCGCCGCACGTCTTCGACGTCGAAGGTCGGCCGGCGTCCGTCGCGGACGTGATTCGATGGCTGGCGATGGCATTCGAAGAGGCCAGGCTAGACCGGCTCATGTCAACGTAAGCGCGTATGGACTGCCAGAATCGTTGACTTTGTCGAATATCTCGGTTAACCTCAGGACGTGGCCACCGACTGCGATCGCTGTGCAGGCGTCCTCGATAAGCGATTTTCGAGCTCCGCGTATCTTCTGACGACGGGATCGCAGGAGGCGGCCGAATCGTCGGCCGCCTATGCGCTCCGTCGGGAGCGTGAAGCGGAGCCCGAGCTTCGAGATCTCTTCGTTCGTCTATTGAACGTCGTGCGCCGCGAGCGACGCTCCCCACGGCTGCCAGGCATGGGCGATGACTCCGAGATACGGTCGTTGCGCGAGCGCGCGATGCAATCCAAGCCCGGGATGCGTCTTATCGCCGCCTTCGACGATGCGATGCGCGACGGATCCGATCTGGCCGGCGCCTTCGCGGCGCGCAGTTACAACTGGATGCGCGGATGTCTAGAGGTGATGAACGACTGGCCCGGGGCTCGCCATCCCTTCCGGGACTGCGAGAGCGAGTTCAAACGGCTGCTGGTCGGCAAGATTCGGCGGGCGTTCCTCCATGTCGGCGAGCCGGCCGAGAAGTCGGCGCCGGCGACCCAGGGCCAGATCCTGGAAACCCCCTTTCCGGTCAATACCTGATGGGCATGCCGGTAGTCGATGCCGCCGTCTACTTCGACGGCTGCTGGATGCGCGTCGAGACGCGCCGTGCGCCGTTCGAGCCCGCGCAAGTCGAAGCGCGGATCAATCTCGACGATCTCAATCCGCTCACGCCGCGCGCCAGCGCGCCGGAATTGTTCGAGCTGCTCGACTTGCTGATCGCCGTGTATGCTCTCGACCGGTCTGTTAGCCGACCGGCCGACGGCTGGGCACGCGAATTCAACATCTGCTTTCCTGTATATCGCGTCGAAGACTGGCGTCGGCATGCCCCTCTGGTTCGCGAGTGGCTCTTTTCCCTCACCGGCGACTTCGTCGAGGTCGCGCCCATGCCCAGAACGTCAAGCGCGGGACATCACGGACGCCCACCAAGCTTGGACCTGAACGGCGGCGCGGACGTGATCGGGCTCCTAAGCGACGGCCTCGACTCGCTTTGCGGCATCGACACCGCGGTGCGCGACAGGACGCGCAGACTGGCTCTCGCATCCGTGATTACCAGCGATACGCGCGGACGCCGGATTGACGAAATGGCTCGGTGGGCGACCGCGGCCGCCGGATACGATGTTGAGCACCTGCGCCTGCGGACCAAGTTGCGCCGGAAGCCAAGAGCCGAGAAGACGCAGCGTTCTCGTACGGTACTTGCGCTCGTTACGGGGCTCACGGCGGCGAGCGCCCTAGGCGCGAAGTATGTCGAGTCGTACGAGAACGGAATCGGCGTGCTCAACTTGCCGGTGCCGGATCTGCAATACGGCACCATGTCCACGCAGGTATTGCAACCCCGGTACCTTCCGATTTGGGATCGCATCGCCCGTGCGTTCTTCGGCGCGGACATCCGAGTGCGGTACCCCAACCGGTTCAGTACCAAAGGTGAAATGGTAGCCGGACTCTCGCCCGAAGCCTCACGCCTGGTGCGCGACGGAACGTTCTCGTGCGACGCGGAGCATCGAGCGAACGGGCACATACTCCACTGCGGGAGCTGCGGTTCCTGCCGCTACCGTCAGCTCTCGCTCGCGTCCAGCGGTATGCCCATCGTCGACGCGGAGTACGTCTTCCGGAAGGTCAAGGAGTACCGTGCCGACCCCCTCAACATGATGCGTTATCACGCGGACCTTCTCGCGGAAGCGCTCTCGGAGGCGGATCCGTGGTCGGCGCTTCTGCGGTTGCAGCCTGAACTGTGTGGCGTCGACTCGGCCGAATACGCGCGCGGCGGAGATGCCGCGGACGCCTGGCGCGTGGACGCGCGCGAGCACACGATCGAGCTGCTGCGGCGTCACGTCCGAGAAGTGCAAGGATGGCGAGTCGCTTCACATGCCGCTTGATGGCATAGACCTGGACCCTGGCCGGATCGGCGCAAACATCGCGAACGCCCGAAAGCGGGCGGAGCCGCCGCTCAATCAGAAGGAACTCGCCGACCGTGTTGGCGTCTCGCGCGCGACCTTGGTGTCGATCGAGAGCGGACAGCGCCCGCCGTCGTCGACCGTCCTGGCTGCGATCGCCGACGCCCTGAAGGTCCGCGTTCGGGACATCGTCGCCCTGCCCGTCCAGGACGAAGCGGCGACGATTCGCTTCCGCAATCCGCTGCGCGGCGACGAGTCGGCCGAAGCAGCCGTGAACGCGCTGATCGATTTCGCGCGTCGCTACGCGATCCTCGAAGAGCAGATCGGTCGTCGTCGGGTCCGCACCATTCCGCCCCTGGCGTTGAACGACGGAGATGACGTCGAGCACGTCGCAGAGGACCTCGCGACCGCCGAGCGTTCGCGCTTCAATCTCGGAGACGGACCGTTACTCGACCTCAGGTCGGTCCTGGAAAATGACGTCGGGATGCTGATCTTCGGCCTGCCCGAACTGGGCAAGACGAAGATCGCCGGGCTGTTCACTTTCGCGCAGGATCTTCCCATGGTCGGCTTCAACGTGCGGCAGGCCGACCCAAGAAGACGGCGATGGACCCTGGCGCACGAGTACGCGCACTACCTCACCAATCGGTTCGACGCGGAAGTGACCTACGAGGCGGGCGAACGACGCTCGCGCGATCCATATGAGCAGCTCGCCGAGCGATTTGCCGCGCACTATCTCATGCCCGCCAGCGGCGTGACCCGCCGATTCGCGGAGCTGATCGGCGGAGCTAAGAGCGCCACCGTCGCGCACGTCGTCATGCTCGCGAATCAGTTCCGCGTATCGTTCCAGGCCATGTGTGAGCGCCTGGAGCGACTGGACCGGATACCGAGAAACACGTACGACTACGTGATGGCTCAAGGTTTCCGCCCGATCGAGGCCGAGCTTTCTCTCGGCATCGAGCGCAAAGACGAGAAACTCTCGTCCTACCCGGCGCGCTACATCTACCTGCTGTCGGTCCTGCATCGCCGGGGTGCCGTGAGCGAAGGCGACGCGGCGGCATATTTGCAAACGGACCGTCTAAGCGCGCGGGAAGC of Candidatus Sulfotelmatobacter sp. contains these proteins:
- a CDS encoding transposase; translated protein: MDVSIGAYAALETVRGLVVPGRRLHLPDCGILTPTEAKKQAEKSIPSPPIISRLTTAKSTESYLRLLLAVTLLLLAPFMDGNWATDGTGMSGNGYFRYRKDVRKMKARGNDGDAPIYEEVGEGETADVGSRGHLRWGDIVDVKEGWQRVVAIAAFPYMIIGDVRVYSPSVGERSALDDMLTWLASLGMPLKDVLADGGFNGTTTRSLIAKYGAKSTIPYPENAKRAVKLGMEQVLLDHPQIGEMFALWRDEPERFHSLYSKRAKMENVFSVIKREWPKLTSMRKHGPVNQMLMIAITLNVRRFLQLTSLAGYIPRIPDLYPSSLRL
- a CDS encoding SWIM zinc finger family protein, coding for MSVEATVEVIRRRIAAGEYPAVTSPDQREGLVLTFAGAYRESEGGEGTTYEFESGDRRGPIVAWDNGGQCDCSCDQYRKARKKRYPCAHIWAVRYVQAPPTHDPSGPAVGRETPRPAGQARDLTPAHALAPALVRHLTEDSAAYEEALAHASSETMPMLRELVAGVIDNDPRNKSGRPRIQRRAAMTLALLGVSAGLSLRKAHGAEVERTTELILAKQAGRIEARREQLGEAA
- a CDS encoding helix-turn-helix transcriptional regulator — protein: MAERPRLSLVASEFDPALLPTRELAAYNLANELAKLPPGRTGGPVRTAQLAIAEGEPRLAIEALTRHLDAHGVSLDPAEQRLDHRRVREVRKLRGRKQAEVAVAIGSTNAQVSQMEGGKHLALPRLLMICDFLDVRLADFVLKPE
- a CDS encoding XRE family transcriptional regulator gives rise to the protein MPLDGIDLDPGRIGANIANARKRAEPPLNQKELADRVGVSRATLVSIESGQRPPSSTVLAAIADALKVRVRDIVALPVQDEAATIRFRNPLRGDESAEAAVNALIDFARRYAILEEQIGRRRVRTIPPLALNDGDDVEHVAEDLATAERSRFNLGDGPLLDLRSVLENDVGMLIFGLPELGKTKIAGLFTFAQDLPMVGFNVRQADPRRRRWTLAHEYAHYLTNRFDAEVTYEAGERRSRDPYEQLAERFAAHYLMPASGVTRRFAELIGGAKSATVAHVVMLANQFRVSFQAMCERLERLDRIPRNTYDYVMAQGFRPIEAELSLGIERKDEKLSSYPARYIYLLSVLHRRGAVSEGDAAAYLQTDRLSAREALSTIEADPFFPMDMSLEDLS